CCGCCGGGAACCGTCGACACCCACTGCCATGTCTTCGGCCCGCAGGCCGAGTTCCCCTTCGCACCGGAACGCAAGTACACGCCCTGCGACGGCGGCAAGGATCAACTCTTCGCGCTCCGCGACCACTTGGGCGTCGCGCGCAACGTCATCGTGCAGGCCACCTGCCACGGCGCGGACAACAGCGCCATGGTCGACGCCGTCCGGGCCGCGGGCGGCCGGGCCCGCGGCATCGCGACCGTCCGACCCGACATCGACGAGAGCGAACTGCTCGCACTCGACGCGGCGGGCGTACGCGGAGTGCGCTTCAACTTCGTACGCCGCCTGGTCGACGCCTCGCCCGAGGACGACCTCCAGACGATCGCCAAGAAGGTCGCCCCACTGGGCTGGCACGTCGTCCTCTACTTCGAGAGCGCCGACCTGCCCGAACTGGAGGGATTCTTCGGTTCGTTGCCCGTGCCGCTGGTGATCGACCACATGGGCCGCCCGGACGTGACCCGGCCGGTGGACGGGCCGCAGTTCACTCGGTTCCTGCGCTTCGTCGAGGACAACGACATCTGGGTGAAGGTGACCTGCCCCGAGCGCCTCAGCGTCACCGGACCGGCCGCCCTCGACGGCGAACGCCACGCCTACACCGA
This window of the Streptomyces sp. N50 genome carries:
- a CDS encoding amidohydrolase family protein — protein: MSTLAPKSPGWLDWYENPSEPAFRLPPGTVDTHCHVFGPQAEFPFAPERKYTPCDGGKDQLFALRDHLGVARNVIVQATCHGADNSAMVDAVRAAGGRARGIATVRPDIDESELLALDAAGVRGVRFNFVRRLVDASPEDDLQTIAKKVAPLGWHVVLYFESADLPELEGFFGSLPVPLVIDHMGRPDVTRPVDGPQFTRFLRFVEDNDIWVKVTCPERLSVTGPAALDGERHAYTDVIPFARRVVEEFPDRVLWGTDWPHPNLTDHMPDDGLLVDHVPQVAVTDDQRHKLLVANPMRLYWPGEDA